The following are encoded in a window of Suncus etruscus isolate mSunEtr1 chromosome 16, mSunEtr1.pri.cur, whole genome shotgun sequence genomic DNA:
- the GPKOW gene encoding G-patch domain and KOW motifs-containing protein, translated as MADSEEATLESAALSAAPISFSFSRTTSRKRLPDSGHGAGAGAAPEEKDFLKSVEGRELLSVKPTEAPKELLIPLIQNAPRRRPPAAQTQEPASGQPVVDEVLSQAVKELIEESKKAREGETAGGDPTLSIPMTHKACTPEEEAAGEPQSEAVPEEANYEAVPVEAYGLALLRGMGWKPGEGVGRTFNQVVQPRVNALRPKGLGLGASLAELQSLAATGPHGPKPHEERSKDKEDQPKELVPGGAALILSGPHRGQYGKVEGLDPDNARAMIRLALGNRMVTVSEYCLQPVSQQELDKNSNPDQVGKTCPRQQNTTGSREVHRREDSSRKHKHLPDQGGPPTKVNTSSKASRTHHWLHRDLRVRFVDKQHKGGQYYNTKMTIEDVLSPYTCVCRTDEGRYLEGLRENQLETLVPKVEGQRVMVVLGPQAGKVGRLLGRDQARSRAMVQLHRENQLLELHYDAVCEYVGPGGFEDD; from the coding sequence ATGGCCGACTCCGAAGAAGCGACTTTGGAGTCGGCGGCACTTTCCGCCGCACCGATCTCCTTCAGCTTTAGTCGCACGACCTCCCGGAAACGGCTGCCAGACTCTGGACATGGCGCGGGCGCGGGTGCGGCTCCGGAGGAGAAGGACTTCTTGAAGAGCGTGGAAGGGCGGGAGCTGCTCAGCGTGAAGCCCACGGAGGCCCCCAAAGAACTCTTGATCCCCTTGATCCAGAATGCGCCCCGGCGGAGGCCGCCCGCGGCGCAGACCCAGGAGCCCGCCTCGGGGCAGCCTGTGGTGGACGAGGTGCTGTCGCAGGCCGTCAAGGAGTTGATCGAGGAATCCAAGAAGGCCCGGGAGGGAGAGACTGCAGGTGGGGACCCCACACTCTCCATTCCCATGACTCACAAAGCATGCACCCCCGAGGAGGAAGCGGCAGGCGAACCCCAAAGTGAGGCAGTGCCAGAGGAGGCCAATTACGAGGCGGTCCCGGTGGAGGCCTACGGGCTGGCCCTCCTGCGGGGCATGGGCTGGAAGCCCGGAGAGGGTGTGGGCCGCACCTTCAACCAAGTGGTGCAGCCCCGTGTCAACGCCCTGAGGCCCAAGGGCTTGGGGCTGGGTGCGAGCCTAGCCGAGCTCCAGAGTCTGGCCGCCACTGGGCCCCACGGCCCCAAGCCCCATGAGGAGCGCAGCAAGGACAAGGAAGACCAGCCGAAAGAACTGGTGCCTGGAGGAGCCGCCTTGATTCTTTCTGGCCCGCACCGAGGCCAGTATGGAAAAGTGGAAGGCTTGGATCCTGACAACGCTCGGGCCATGATTCGTCTGGCTCTAGGCAACCGCATGGTGACTGTGAGCGAGTACTGCCTGCAGCCTGTCTCCCAGCAGGAGTTAGACAAGAACTCCAACCCCGACCAGGTTGGCAAAACTTGCCCCAGACAACAGAACACAACAGGTTCTCGGGAGGTGCATCGTCGGGAGGACTCCAGTAGGAAGCACAAACATCTTCCGGATCAGGGCGGACCCCCCACCAAGGTGAACACCAGCAGCAAGGCATCTCGGACTCACCACTGGCTGCACAGGGACCTTCGGGTGCGTTTTGTGGACAAACAGCACAAGGGCGGTCAGTATTACAACACCAAGATGACCATTGAAGATGTCCTGAGCCCTTATACCTGTGTGTGTCGGACAGATGAAGGCCGGTATTTGGAAGGGTTGAGGGAAAACCAGCTGGAGACGCTAGTCCCCAAAGTTGAGGGCCAGAGGGTGATGGTGGTGCTAGGACCCCAGGCTGGAAAGGTGGGCCGTCTGCTAGGTCGAGATCAAGCACGGAGTCGTGCTATGGTGCAGCTGCACAGAGAGAATCAACTGCTGGAGCTCCACTATGATGCTGTCTGCGAGTATGTGGGCCCAGGAGGCTTTGAGGACGACTGA